Proteins encoded by one window of Chondromyces crocatus:
- a CDS encoding DNA-processing protein DprA, which translates to MESICLPPGAPSYPAVLHELITAKAPEPPTLYLRGALPAATGIAIVGTRAASTEALAFTRALATALAQEGFSIWSGGARGVDAAAHEGALDAGAPTVLVAGGGLSRPYPPEHAALFERVLATGGALLARVPDDARPLPHRFLQRNALLAAMTVATVVVEAAIESGARSTAAIARRLGRLVLAVPHAPWYPRGTGCLAELDLGASPVTSARDVLSALGRTSGAHFGAEARPLSRVRTRSIPRVRRSSTGIPTSASLAGTTPSLPGFEGSGRSERGLEARPSAPEMLPLDAEEQAVFDALDARPTHLDEVCERTGLAPPRVAAALLTLTLHAVVVEGPAGSYWRTGR; encoded by the coding sequence ATGGAGTCGATCTGCCTACCGCCAGGCGCGCCCTCCTATCCTGCCGTCCTCCACGAGCTGATCACGGCGAAGGCGCCCGAGCCGCCCACCCTCTACCTTCGCGGCGCCCTGCCGGCGGCGACCGGGATCGCCATCGTCGGCACCCGCGCTGCGAGCACCGAGGCGCTCGCCTTCACGCGCGCGCTCGCGACGGCCCTCGCGCAGGAGGGGTTCTCGATCTGGTCCGGGGGCGCACGCGGCGTGGACGCTGCCGCGCACGAGGGGGCACTGGACGCGGGCGCTCCGACCGTGCTCGTCGCTGGAGGTGGTCTCTCCCGCCCCTATCCACCCGAACATGCGGCCCTGTTCGAGCGCGTCCTGGCGACGGGTGGGGCTCTCCTCGCGCGCGTCCCTGACGACGCGAGACCCCTCCCGCACCGCTTCCTCCAGCGCAACGCCCTGCTCGCCGCGATGACCGTGGCCACCGTGGTCGTCGAGGCCGCCATCGAGAGCGGTGCGCGATCGACGGCAGCCATCGCCCGACGCCTCGGCCGCCTCGTCCTCGCCGTTCCCCACGCGCCCTGGTATCCGAGGGGGACGGGCTGCCTCGCGGAACTCGACCTCGGCGCCTCCCCCGTGACCAGCGCGCGGGACGTGCTCTCGGCGCTCGGCCGCACGAGCGGAGCGCACTTCGGCGCGGAGGCTCGCCCTCTCTCGCGCGTGCGCACGCGCTCTATACCTCGGGTGCGTCGTTCGTCTACCGGGATTCCGACCTCGGCCTCCCTTGCTGGGACGACGCCCTCGCTCCCGGGTTTCGAGGGGTCCGGCCGATCCGAGCGAGGACTCGAAGCGCGGCCGTCTGCCCCGGAAATGCTCCCCCTCGACGCGGAGGAACAGGCGGTTTTCGACGCGCTGGACGCCCGACCGACCCATCTCGACGAGGTATGCGAGCGGACGGGCCTTGCTCCGCCGAGGGTCGCCGCCGCGCTCTTGACGTTGACTCTCCACGCCGTAGTAGTAGAGGGGCCCGCCGGGTCCTACTGGCGGACTGGTCGTTGA
- a CDS encoding glutathione S-transferase family protein has translation MTITTPEYELLYFPLRGRGEQIRLLFACAQIPFKNTPIADWPSVKASMPLGQLPVLRERVGERETLIPQTGAILRHLARAFDLYGSDEQQRTQCDILIETFVDWRAAFAPVDLAAMFGTAPEAIARYWSNLPSTLALVERFLTQSAAPEAGWFVGPQPTVVDVIAFDFLERHVQLRDDALAGSPSLKAFVERFRALPGVAAYLKQNR, from the coding sequence ATGACGATCACCACGCCCGAGTACGAGCTCCTCTACTTCCCCCTCCGCGGCCGCGGCGAGCAGATCCGCCTCCTCTTCGCGTGTGCTCAGATTCCCTTCAAGAACACCCCCATCGCCGACTGGCCCAGCGTCAAGGCGAGCATGCCCCTCGGCCAGCTCCCCGTCCTCCGTGAGCGCGTCGGCGAACGCGAGACCCTCATCCCCCAGACGGGTGCCATCCTCCGCCACCTCGCCCGCGCCTTCGACCTCTACGGCAGCGACGAACAGCAGCGGACGCAGTGTGACATCCTGATCGAGACCTTCGTCGACTGGCGCGCTGCCTTCGCTCCCGTCGACCTCGCCGCCATGTTCGGCACGGCCCCCGAAGCGATCGCCAGGTACTGGAGCAACCTCCCCTCCACCCTCGCCCTCGTCGAGCGCTTCCTCACCCAGAGCGCGGCCCCCGAGGCCGGCTGGTTCGTCGGCCCGCAGCCCACGGTCGTCGACGTGATCGCCTTCGACTTCCTCGAGCGCCACGTCCAGCTCCGCGACGACGCGCTCGCCGGCTCTCCCTCCTTGAAGGCGTTCGTCGAGCGCTTCCGCGCGCTCCCGGGCGTTGCCGCCTACCTCAAGCAGAACCGCTGA
- the topA gene encoding type I DNA topoisomerase — MTKTLVIVESPAKAKTIKKYLGTGYEVYASKGHVKDLPKKQDAVDVSNDFTERYEVIEGKEKVLEELKSAAKKADEVLLATDPDREGEAIAFHIQEEIKSPRLKVQRVEFHEITKKGIEQGVQHPRALDVNLYDAQRARRVLDRIVGYDVSALVWSKLAFGLSAGRVQSVALRLIVDREREIGIFVPEEYWNIGVGLSPNRPAGEKSERLVAKVVSADGRKLEVTNGETAAKVRTDLESASYKVARITRREQRRNPPAPYTTSKLQQDATSYLHFGTKRTMQIAQALYEGIDLKRDGGPVGLITYMRTDSTRVSDDAIAEVRQYVGTQYGKDFVPERPNVYKSKKNAQDAHEAIRPTSVELHPDAIRKHLKDEQYKLYKLIWNRFVASQMMPAVYDRTTAEIEVTPAAPPAAFRTYLARASGRILKFPGWLQVTEGQQEFAGEDEANAAAAGGDGAAAAPAAGAPAAEEKSTEASAAAEEDTEALLPDMTEGELLRIFAPPGVLTEQKFTQPPPRYNEGSLVRELEKRGIGRPSTYAEIISKVQQRAYVEKLPGGAFQPTELGRFVVDGLVRSNLDFMDPNFTAQMEEELDEVGAGKVMRVQLLKRFYKRFREQLDSSKKLAPWKPESERTDIVCEECGATMLKKWGKNGWFLSCERYPKCKSTRNLDEKGAAAATTKPTDIICDKCSKPMVIRTGRFGEFLSCTGYPACKNARPIPLGVSCPKCGGEIIEIRPRKKGGRTFYGCSNWNAEQKCDFKLWQKPVPVPCPNCDAKFLTRSVGKQPMLICADKECGYKRETNEEELEELSAYKPGMGGPRVVAGGDLGEEAEAEAFGSLPDDEENGGGSAGARGAKKSAAGAKKAPATKVATKATKATKASARAGRTSTS, encoded by the coding sequence ATGACCAAGACGCTTGTGATCGTGGAGTCGCCGGCCAAGGCGAAGACCATCAAGAAGTACCTGGGCACCGGGTACGAGGTCTACGCGTCGAAGGGCCACGTGAAGGACCTGCCAAAGAAGCAGGACGCCGTCGATGTCTCCAACGACTTCACGGAGCGATACGAGGTCATCGAGGGGAAAGAGAAGGTCCTGGAAGAGCTGAAGTCCGCCGCCAAGAAGGCGGACGAGGTGCTGCTCGCCACCGACCCTGATCGCGAAGGGGAGGCGATCGCCTTCCACATCCAGGAAGAGATCAAGAGCCCGCGCCTCAAGGTGCAGCGGGTCGAGTTCCACGAGATCACCAAGAAGGGCATCGAGCAGGGCGTCCAGCACCCGCGAGCCCTCGACGTGAACCTCTACGACGCCCAGCGCGCACGGCGCGTGCTCGACCGGATCGTCGGCTACGACGTCTCCGCCCTGGTGTGGTCGAAGCTCGCGTTCGGCCTCTCGGCGGGCCGGGTCCAGTCCGTGGCACTCCGCCTCATCGTCGACCGCGAGCGCGAGATCGGCATCTTCGTCCCCGAGGAGTACTGGAACATCGGCGTCGGCCTCTCTCCCAACCGCCCGGCGGGCGAGAAGAGCGAGCGTCTCGTCGCGAAGGTGGTCTCCGCGGACGGCCGCAAGCTCGAGGTGACGAACGGCGAGACCGCGGCGAAGGTCCGCACCGACCTCGAGAGTGCGAGCTACAAGGTCGCCCGCATCACCCGCCGCGAGCAGCGACGCAACCCGCCTGCCCCGTACACCACCTCCAAGCTCCAGCAGGACGCCACCAGCTACCTGCACTTCGGCACCAAGCGCACGATGCAGATCGCTCAGGCTCTCTACGAGGGCATCGATCTCAAGCGCGACGGCGGTCCGGTCGGTCTGATCACCTACATGCGTACCGACTCGACGCGCGTCAGCGACGACGCCATCGCCGAGGTGCGCCAGTACGTCGGCACCCAGTACGGCAAGGATTTCGTCCCCGAGCGCCCGAACGTCTACAAGTCCAAGAAGAACGCGCAGGACGCCCACGAGGCGATCCGCCCGACCAGCGTCGAGCTGCACCCCGACGCGATCCGGAAGCACCTCAAGGACGAGCAGTACAAGCTCTACAAGCTGATCTGGAACCGCTTCGTCGCGTCCCAGATGATGCCCGCCGTCTACGACCGCACCACGGCCGAGATCGAGGTCACCCCGGCCGCGCCTCCGGCCGCGTTCCGCACCTACCTCGCCCGCGCGAGCGGCCGGATCCTCAAGTTCCCTGGCTGGCTCCAGGTGACCGAGGGACAGCAAGAGTTCGCTGGTGAAGACGAGGCCAACGCCGCCGCCGCAGGCGGAGACGGCGCGGCTGCTGCTCCCGCTGCCGGTGCGCCTGCCGCGGAAGAGAAGAGCACCGAGGCGAGTGCCGCGGCCGAGGAAGACACCGAGGCGCTCCTGCCCGACATGACCGAGGGGGAGCTGCTCCGCATCTTCGCCCCGCCGGGCGTCCTCACCGAGCAGAAGTTCACCCAGCCTCCGCCCCGCTACAACGAAGGCTCGCTCGTCCGTGAGCTGGAGAAGCGCGGCATCGGCCGCCCCTCCACCTACGCCGAGATCATCAGCAAGGTGCAGCAGCGCGCCTACGTCGAGAAGCTCCCGGGCGGCGCCTTCCAGCCCACCGAACTCGGACGCTTCGTGGTCGACGGCTTGGTCCGCTCGAACCTCGACTTCATGGACCCGAACTTCACCGCCCAGATGGAGGAAGAACTCGACGAGGTCGGGGCGGGGAAGGTGATGCGGGTGCAGCTCCTCAAGCGCTTCTACAAGCGCTTCCGCGAGCAACTCGACAGCTCGAAGAAGCTCGCGCCCTGGAAGCCCGAGTCCGAGCGGACGGACATCGTCTGCGAGGAGTGCGGCGCCACCATGCTCAAGAAGTGGGGCAAGAACGGCTGGTTCTTGAGCTGCGAGCGCTACCCCAAGTGCAAGTCGACGCGGAACCTCGACGAGAAGGGCGCCGCCGCCGCCACCACCAAGCCGACCGACATCATCTGCGACAAGTGCAGCAAGCCGATGGTGATCCGGACTGGCCGCTTCGGCGAGTTCCTCTCCTGCACCGGCTACCCCGCGTGCAAGAACGCGCGGCCCATCCCGCTCGGCGTCTCGTGCCCCAAGTGCGGTGGCGAGATCATCGAGATCCGGCCCCGCAAGAAGGGCGGGCGCACCTTCTACGGCTGCTCCAACTGGAACGCCGAGCAGAAGTGCGACTTCAAGCTCTGGCAGAAGCCCGTGCCCGTCCCGTGCCCCAACTGCGACGCCAAGTTCCTCACCCGCTCCGTGGGCAAGCAGCCCATGCTGATCTGCGCCGACAAGGAGTGCGGCTACAAGCGCGAGACCAACGAGGAAGAGCTGGAAGAGCTCTCCGCGTACAAGCCCGGCATGGGCGGTCCCCGCGTCGTCGCCGGTGGCGATCTGGGTGAAGAGGCGGAGGCCGAAGCGTTCGGCAGCCTGCCCGACGACGAAGAGAACGGCGGCGGGAGCGCGGGCGCCCGAGGGGCCAAGAAGAGCGCGGCGGGGGCCAAGAAGGCCCCGGCCACCAAGGTGGCCACCAAGGCCACCAAGGCCACCAAGGCGAGCGCGCGCGCCGGGCGCACCTCGACGAGCTGA
- a CDS encoding alpha/beta hydrolase, giving the protein MAAPRPSPARLLVGLTASLLVAACSGADGPPGVWESCGGGFECLTLDVPLDHDAPGGPTVALPLVRRRADRYDARLGSLIINPGGPWSSGVSWVKARAERLPAALRAHFDIVGFDPRGSNDSAPGVDCTDDLGAYAALDLTPNDDAARKALADATDALVDGCSARSGDLLPHMGTDSVARDLDLVRQTLGDDRLTFLGFSYGTLLGAVYADRFPQNVRALVLDAAIDPTLTGEAWITAQGRAFEQQLDDFLADCAADTECAFHADGDPEAAYDAIQASLESERMPASRDGTRTLGPGEFAYGVSAALYGPNGWRQLARALALAADGDGAGLLALADGYLERESEGTYGNGLEVYYAVTSLDTPFAREQATYDALVDELSVSAPRLGVYFPYTAFPSARWPVQPWRPAAPIHADGAPPILVVGTTRDPATPHAWAESLAAQLSSGVLLSRDGQGHAAFLKGNTCIDDAVTRYLIEGVPPADGTVCR; this is encoded by the coding sequence GTGGCCGCCCCTCGACCCTCCCCCGCGCGCCTCCTCGTCGGGCTCACCGCCTCCTTGCTCGTCGCAGCGTGCAGCGGCGCCGATGGCCCCCCTGGCGTGTGGGAGTCCTGCGGTGGCGGCTTCGAGTGCCTCACCCTCGACGTCCCCCTCGACCACGACGCCCCTGGCGGCCCCACCGTCGCCCTCCCGCTCGTACGCCGGCGCGCCGACCGCTACGACGCCCGCCTCGGCTCCCTCATCATCAACCCGGGCGGCCCCTGGAGCTCTGGCGTCTCCTGGGTCAAGGCCCGCGCCGAGCGCCTCCCGGCGGCCCTCCGCGCGCACTTCGACATCGTGGGCTTCGACCCACGCGGCTCGAACGACAGCGCGCCAGGCGTCGACTGCACCGACGACCTCGGCGCCTACGCCGCCCTCGACCTCACCCCGAACGACGACGCCGCCCGGAAAGCCCTCGCCGACGCCACCGACGCCCTCGTCGACGGATGCAGCGCCCGCAGCGGCGACCTCCTCCCGCACATGGGCACCGACAGCGTCGCCCGCGACCTCGACCTCGTCCGGCAGACCCTCGGCGACGACCGCCTCACCTTCCTCGGCTTCTCGTACGGCACCCTTCTCGGCGCCGTCTATGCCGACCGCTTCCCACAGAACGTCCGCGCCCTCGTGCTCGACGCCGCCATCGACCCCACCCTCACCGGTGAGGCCTGGATCACCGCGCAAGGCCGCGCCTTCGAGCAGCAGCTCGACGACTTCCTCGCCGACTGCGCCGCCGACACCGAGTGCGCCTTCCACGCGGACGGCGATCCCGAGGCGGCCTACGACGCCATCCAGGCCTCCCTGGAGAGCGAGCGCATGCCTGCCTCCCGCGACGGCACCCGCACGCTCGGTCCTGGCGAGTTCGCCTACGGCGTCTCTGCTGCGCTCTACGGCCCCAACGGCTGGCGCCAGCTCGCGCGCGCCCTGGCCCTCGCCGCCGACGGCGACGGTGCTGGCCTGCTCGCCCTCGCCGACGGCTACCTGGAGCGCGAATCCGAGGGCACCTACGGCAACGGCCTCGAGGTCTACTACGCCGTCACCTCCCTCGACACCCCGTTCGCCCGAGAGCAGGCGACCTACGACGCCCTCGTCGATGAGCTCTCCGTCTCCGCCCCTCGTCTCGGCGTCTACTTCCCCTACACCGCGTTCCCCTCCGCCCGCTGGCCGGTCCAGCCCTGGCGCCCTGCTGCACCCATCCACGCCGACGGCGCTCCCCCGATCCTCGTCGTCGGCACCACCCGTGACCCTGCCACCCCGCATGCCTGGGCCGAGTCCCTCGCCGCGCAGCTCAGCTCCGGCGTCCTCCTCTCGCGCGACGGCCAGGGCCACGCAGCCTTCCTCAAGGGCAACACCTGCATCGACGACGCCGTGACCCGCTACCTCATCGAGGGCGTCCCCCCCGCCGACGGCACCGTCTGCCGCTGA
- the trmFO gene encoding methylenetetrahydrofolate--tRNA-(uracil(54)-C(5))-methyltransferase (FADH(2)-oxidizing) TrmFO encodes MQSSPDPNPTEILIVGGGLAGSEAAFQLAERGHAVRLVEMKPHKRTPAQTGDGLAELVCSNSLRGAALGNAVGLLKEELRRAGSLILRCADLTAVPAGGALAVDRERFSAEVTRALSAHPRITIESREVTAIPAERPVILATGPLTTDALAADLERAVGAEHLAYYDAIAPILSADSLDWDKVWKQSRYGKGGEAESEGGDDAYVNCPFDEAQYRAFVRALVESEKVPARDFEEPRYFEGCLPCEVMAERGEMTLAFGPMKPVGLVDPRTDKRPYAVVQLRQEDEAGTAYNLVGFQTRMKYGEQLRVFRMIPGLEEAEFLRMGSVHRNTFVNAPEQLGPGMELLARPGVFLAGQISGVEGYVESAAGGLLCGLLLAQRQRGETLRPPPPTTALGGLLTHLTRKQPRYQPSNITWAHVAPLPLEDGQRKLRKRARYDAMAERALRDIDAWLATHP; translated from the coding sequence ATGCAGTCCAGCCCTGATCCGAACCCGACCGAGATCCTGATCGTCGGAGGAGGCCTCGCCGGGAGCGAGGCCGCCTTCCAGCTCGCCGAGCGAGGCCACGCCGTTCGCCTCGTCGAGATGAAGCCGCACAAGCGCACGCCCGCGCAGACCGGCGACGGTCTGGCCGAGCTGGTGTGCTCGAACTCCCTGCGCGGCGCCGCCCTCGGCAACGCCGTCGGCCTGCTCAAGGAAGAGCTGCGCCGCGCCGGCTCACTCATCCTGCGCTGCGCCGATCTCACCGCCGTCCCCGCGGGCGGCGCGCTCGCCGTCGATCGCGAGCGCTTCTCCGCCGAGGTCACCCGCGCCCTCTCCGCGCACCCGCGCATCACCATCGAGTCACGCGAGGTCACCGCCATCCCGGCGGAGCGCCCCGTCATCCTCGCCACCGGTCCCCTCACCACTGACGCCCTCGCTGCCGATCTCGAGCGCGCCGTGGGCGCCGAACACCTCGCCTACTACGACGCCATCGCCCCCATCCTCAGCGCCGACTCGCTCGACTGGGACAAGGTCTGGAAGCAGTCTCGTTACGGCAAGGGTGGCGAGGCCGAGTCCGAAGGCGGCGACGACGCCTACGTCAACTGCCCCTTCGACGAAGCGCAGTACCGTGCCTTCGTCCGCGCCCTCGTCGAGTCCGAGAAGGTCCCCGCGCGCGACTTCGAGGAGCCGCGCTACTTCGAAGGCTGCCTCCCCTGCGAGGTCATGGCCGAGCGCGGCGAGATGACGCTCGCCTTCGGGCCCATGAAGCCCGTCGGGCTCGTCGACCCGCGCACCGACAAGCGCCCGTACGCCGTCGTGCAGCTCCGCCAGGAAGACGAGGCGGGCACCGCGTACAACCTCGTCGGCTTCCAGACGCGCATGAAGTACGGCGAGCAGCTTCGCGTGTTCCGGATGATCCCCGGCCTGGAGGAGGCCGAGTTCCTCCGCATGGGCTCCGTGCATCGCAACACCTTCGTCAACGCCCCCGAGCAGCTCGGCCCCGGCATGGAGCTCCTCGCGCGCCCCGGCGTGTTCCTCGCCGGTCAGATCAGCGGCGTGGAGGGCTACGTCGAGAGCGCCGCCGGCGGCCTCCTCTGCGGCCTCCTCCTCGCCCAGCGACAGCGCGGCGAGACCCTCAGGCCGCCGCCGCCCACCACCGCTCTCGGCGGCCTCCTCACCCACCTCACGCGCAAGCAGCCGCGCTACCAGCCGTCCAACATCACCTGGGCGCACGTCGCGCCGCTCCCGCTCGAAGACGGCCAGCGCAAGCTCCGCAAGCGCGCCCGCTACGACGCCATGGCCGAACGCGCGCTTCGCGACATCGACGCCTGGCTCGCTACGCATCCCTGA